One genomic region from Sphingobacteriales bacterium encodes:
- a CDS encoding cold shock domain-containing protein — MNKGIVKFFNDSKGFGFIKDAESNKEYFVHVNGLIDSIRENDEVVFELEEGRKGLNAVNVKIA, encoded by the coding sequence ATGAATAAAGGAATTGTAAAGTTCTTTAATGATTCAAAAGGTTTTGGATTTATTAAAGACGCAGAATCAAACAAAGAGTACTTCGTACACGTTAACGGCCTGATCGACAGTATCAGAGAAAACGATGAGGTAGTGTTTGAGCTGGAAGAAGGAAGAAAAGGTTTAAATGCAGTTAATGTTAAAATAGCATAA
- the mqnE gene encoding aminofutalosine synthase MqnE has protein sequence MITNADVVEVLIQNLKIDTSLKNIAEKVLNKERITFDEGVLLYQKGELGFVGTLANYIRNMKHGDNTYFNRNFHVEPTNICVYTCKFCSYSRLIKHREQGWEYSIDDILDIIKKYDGQPVTEVHITGGVIPKQDFNFYVELFKAIKAHRPDLHIKALTPVEYHYILKKAKMSYEEGMRAMQAAGLDSMPGGGAEIFHSDIRDEIAGGKCSAQEWLEIHEIAHKIGLPSNATMLYGHIETFEHRVDHLERLRQLQDKTGGFNAFIPLKFRNQHNEMKHLPEATIIEDLRNYAISRIYLDNFEHIKSYWAMIGRNTTQLSLNFGVDDVDGTIDDTTKIYSMAGSEEQHPAMSTRELVNLIKAVGRKPIERDTVYNVIQNYSNYIFEEDEKEKARLYN, from the coding sequence ATGATAACCAATGCAGATGTTGTTGAAGTATTGATTCAAAACCTGAAAATAGATACATCCCTCAAGAATATTGCGGAGAAAGTATTAAACAAAGAGCGAATCACGTTTGACGAGGGTGTACTCTTGTACCAGAAAGGTGAGTTGGGTTTTGTCGGAACACTGGCCAATTATATCCGCAACATGAAACACGGGGATAATACGTATTTCAACCGCAACTTTCACGTGGAGCCTACGAATATCTGTGTCTATACCTGTAAGTTTTGTTCCTATTCCCGTTTAATCAAGCATAGAGAGCAGGGATGGGAATACTCTATTGACGATATCCTGGACATCATTAAAAAATACGACGGGCAACCCGTTACGGAAGTGCACATCACAGGCGGGGTGATACCGAAACAGGATTTTAATTTTTATGTCGAACTGTTCAAAGCCATCAAGGCGCATCGCCCGGATTTACACATCAAGGCTCTGACACCTGTCGAATATCATTATATTTTGAAAAAGGCTAAGATGAGTTATGAAGAGGGTATGCGTGCCATGCAGGCTGCCGGGTTGGATTCCATGCCGGGCGGCGGCGCTGAAATCTTTCATTCGGATATCCGGGATGAAATAGCGGGCGGAAAATGCAGCGCGCAAGAATGGCTGGAGATACATGAAATCGCCCACAAAATCGGTCTGCCGAGCAATGCGACGATGCTGTACGGGCATATCGAAACCTTTGAGCACCGGGTAGACCACCTGGAAAGGCTGCGTCAGCTGCAGGATAAGACGGGCGGCTTCAATGCATTTATCCCGCTTAAGTTTCGCAATCAGCACAATGAGATGAAGCACCTTCCGGAAGCCACGATTATAGAAGATTTACGTAATTATGCCATCTCCAGAATTTATTTAGATAATTTCGAACACATCAAATCCTATTGGGCGATGATAGGCAGGAATACGACACAGCTGTCGCTGAATTTTGGTGTGGACGATGTGGATGGAACGATTGACGATACCACTAAGATTTATTCCATGGCCGGCAGTGAAGAACAGCATCCGGCGATGAGTACCCGTGAACTGGTGAACCTGATTAAAGCGGTTGGCAGAAAACCGATAGAACGAGATACCGTTTACAATGTCATTCAGAATTACAGTAATTATATTTTTGAAGAAGATGAAAAGGAGAAAGCGAGGTTGTATAATTAG
- a CDS encoding MFS transporter, producing MKNEKFILYLLTFIWFCAIVDFLLMLPLGTELMHLYHIQPREYSMLIFAFSLSGGISAFMAAFYIDRYDRKTVLLTAFFFFAIGSILCSFAHTYHLMLFARFFTGLFGGLLGGVSTAYISDMVPYERRGKAMGILNLGFGLASIVGIPFAIFICEHMDVFWPFRVIGILSLVTLIPAIYYLPEMRDHIPPDNNSIQDIALAIFSLAAYPFVYYLSRAARYRLKVNISKIAEVLRVLKDKNLQNALLFGFFLVLGHFMFISFINPYLVGNLGFKLEDTKWMYIVGGISVSLTSPTIGKFIDTLGKLKSFRILILLSFIPILVISHIHEASIMMALLICAFMFIFNSGRMIAAQTLITGAPTEEQRGKFLVIGSSLIEMSEGFSALIGGLILTKDEVTGHLNNYNYIAYIAVLIGILCIYLASRIEVNAE from the coding sequence GTGAAAAACGAAAAATTCATATTATACCTTCTCACGTTTATCTGGTTCTGCGCCATCGTGGATTTTTTACTGATGCTGCCACTCGGAACGGAATTGATGCATTTATACCACATCCAGCCCCGGGAGTACAGCATGCTGATATTTGCATTTTCGCTGAGCGGCGGCATTTCGGCTTTTATGGCTGCATTTTACATAGACCGCTATGACCGAAAAACCGTCTTGCTCACTGCATTCTTCTTTTTCGCTATCGGCAGTATCTTATGTTCCTTTGCACATACGTATCATCTAATGCTGTTTGCCAGGTTCTTTACCGGCCTGTTCGGCGGATTACTGGGCGGTGTTTCTACCGCCTATATCAGCGACATGGTACCGTATGAGCGGCGGGGAAAAGCGATGGGTATCCTGAATCTGGGGTTTGGGCTGGCTTCTATCGTCGGTATTCCATTCGCCATCTTCATTTGCGAACACATGGATGTTTTCTGGCCTTTCCGTGTGATTGGGATTCTGTCTTTAGTCACATTGATACCCGCCATTTACTACTTACCCGAAATGCGCGACCACATTCCGCCGGACAACAATAGTATCCAGGACATTGCGCTTGCCATATTTTCACTGGCAGCCTATCCTTTCGTCTATTATCTTTCGCGGGCGGCACGATACCGGCTGAAAGTAAATATCTCGAAGATTGCGGAAGTGCTGCGCGTATTGAAGGACAAGAACCTGCAAAATGCTTTGCTCTTCGGCTTCTTTCTGGTACTGGGTCATTTTATGTTCATCTCTTTCATCAACCCGTATCTGGTGGGCAACCTGGGATTCAAACTGGAAGACACCAAATGGATGTATATCGTTGGAGGCATTTCCGTTTCGCTCACGTCTCCTACTATCGGTAAATTTATTGATACACTGGGAAAGCTGAAATCTTTCCGGATTCTGATTCTGCTATCTTTCATTCCTATTTTAGTGATTTCGCATATCCATGAGGCATCCATCATGATGGCCTTACTGATATGTGCTTTCATGTTTATCTTCAACAGTGGCCGTATGATTGCTGCCCAGACTTTAATTACAGGCGCACCAACGGAAGAACAACGAGGTAAATTCCTGGTCATCGGATCTTCCCTGATAGAAATGAGTGAAGGGTTCTCCGCATTAATCGGCGGCTTGATTCTTACCAAAGACGAGGTGACCGGGCATTTGAACAACTACAACTACATTGCCTATATTGCTGTGTTGATTGGTATTCTGTGTATTTACTTAGCGAGCCGGATAGAGGTGAATGCGGAATAA
- a CDS encoding HlyD family efflux transporter periplasmic adaptor subunit: protein MLTRKYYYYFLLYAFFLVSCGRKSETTKPVRKDITETVFASGTLEPDQQYNLTAQAEGHLTELNLEEGNTIPAGKVVAVIDNIQNTISAIGSNELLSVAEYNTNKNAPAFKQIEANISAAAEKLKLDIVQEERYKVLYEKGAATRNEYETRQLATSSSKANLDALRASYDALKKQTQQQLITQRTQTKVNNYLNSNNQLKVVVSGKVYKKFKEKGDYVRKGDIIATIGNPNVLYAKLSVDESNIAKVQVGQEVAIQLNTYKSKYYKGNLYEILPSFDESTQSFYCKVKFTDSLDFKLARTQLQANIIIGHKKNALLIPRNYLGYGNTVMVKGKKEPVKVTTGFIADEWVEITGGIQETTLITTENLP, encoded by the coding sequence ATGCTTACCCGTAAATACTATTATTATTTTCTGCTTTATGCTTTTTTTTTGGTGAGTTGCGGAAGAAAATCGGAAACGACCAAACCAGTCCGTAAAGACATCACAGAAACCGTTTTTGCATCGGGCACCCTGGAGCCGGATCAACAATACAATCTGACGGCTCAGGCGGAAGGCCATCTGACGGAATTAAATCTGGAAGAAGGCAATACAATCCCAGCCGGAAAAGTAGTAGCGGTGATAGACAATATTCAAAACACCATCAGCGCTATCGGCTCTAATGAGTTGTTATCAGTTGCAGAATACAATACCAATAAGAATGCGCCCGCTTTCAAACAGATCGAAGCCAATATCAGCGCAGCAGCAGAAAAATTAAAACTGGATATCGTGCAGGAAGAACGGTACAAAGTACTGTATGAAAAGGGTGCCGCTACCAGGAATGAATATGAAACCAGGCAACTGGCGACAAGCAGTTCCAAAGCCAACCTGGATGCACTCAGGGCTTCTTACGACGCCTTGAAAAAACAAACGCAACAGCAGTTGATAACGCAGCGAACACAAACAAAAGTAAATAATTACCTGAACAGCAACAATCAGCTGAAAGTGGTCGTAAGCGGAAAGGTCTATAAAAAATTCAAGGAAAAAGGAGACTACGTCCGCAAAGGTGATATTATTGCGACTATCGGAAATCCAAATGTACTTTATGCCAAGTTAAGTGTGGATGAGTCCAATATTGCAAAAGTGCAGGTCGGGCAGGAAGTGGCAATTCAACTCAACACGTATAAAAGCAAATACTATAAGGGCAACCTGTATGAGATACTGCCTTCCTTTGACGAAAGCACCCAGTCGTTTTACTGCAAGGTCAAGTTTACAGACTCTCTTGACTTCAAGTTAGCCCGTACACAATTACAGGCAAATATTATCATTGGCCATAAAAAGAATGCGCTGCTGATTCCCCGCAACTATTTAGGCTATGGCAATACAGTGATGGTCAAAGGTAAGAAAGAACCGGTAAAGGTAACGACCGGCTTCATTGCTGACGAATGGGTGGAAATCACCGGCGGTATTCAGGAGACAACCCTCATCACCACAGAAAATCTACCATAA
- a CDS encoding ABC transporter permease — translation MRTTVNVEIALTHLLTRRKQTIVAALGVMIGVAIYIFMNSMMTGFDRSANESFFKTMPHIRIYKEDVISRSILPDPYQSTTPVIINPKIATDAKNLINPFQIVAMLKKQPDVVAVAPNVTVNIFYNNGKSQLSGIASGINVPEQNKMFNIESFLVEGNINDLQTTQNGIILGTGIAASLNIQLHDNITVTSSKGVFKVMKVVGFFQSNNSLVDKSKSYINIAAAQQLLQAGPTYVTDIYVNIKNPDISDRSIPAFSRLTGYAAEDWKKANEAILSAYKARRIMGYAISLSILLVAGFGIFNILNMSILEKMNDIAILKATGFSGKDVVRIFVSQAVFIGVAGVLLGIALNFVLVRAMSNVYIGGDTGYFPIRLEPLIVAEGILFGLIITFIAGYIPSRKAANVDPVRIFRK, via the coding sequence ATGCGAACCACCGTAAATGTAGAAATAGCGCTTACCCACCTGCTCACCCGCAGGAAGCAAACTATTGTGGCGGCTTTGGGGGTAATGATTGGAGTGGCTATTTATATTTTCATGAATTCCATGATGACCGGTTTTGACCGCTCTGCCAATGAATCCTTTTTTAAAACGATGCCGCACATCCGGATTTACAAAGAAGATGTCATCAGTAGATCCATCTTGCCGGATCCCTACCAAAGCACGACCCCTGTTATCATCAATCCCAAGATCGCAACAGACGCGAAAAACCTGATTAACCCCTTTCAGATTGTCGCTATGCTGAAAAAACAACCGGATGTCGTTGCTGTAGCGCCGAATGTAACGGTCAATATTTTTTACAACAACGGAAAGTCTCAGCTAAGCGGTATTGCCTCCGGCATAAATGTGCCGGAACAAAATAAAATGTTCAACATCGAATCCTTTTTAGTGGAAGGCAATATTAACGATTTACAAACCACTCAGAACGGTATTATCCTTGGAACGGGTATTGCCGCCAGTCTGAACATTCAACTCCACGACAACATTACGGTGACTTCTTCCAAAGGCGTATTCAAGGTAATGAAGGTGGTTGGATTTTTCCAATCAAACAACTCCCTGGTCGACAAATCGAAATCATACATCAACATAGCGGCGGCGCAGCAACTCCTGCAAGCAGGTCCCACATATGTAACGGATATATACGTCAACATCAAGAATCCCGACATTTCAGACCGCTCCATTCCTGCCTTCTCCAGACTGACGGGTTATGCGGCGGAAGACTGGAAAAAAGCCAACGAAGCGATACTGTCGGCTTACAAGGCAAGAAGAATTATGGGTTATGCCATTTCCTTATCTATACTGCTGGTAGCGGGATTCGGCATTTTTAATATTCTGAACATGTCCATCCTGGAAAAAATGAATGACATCGCCATACTTAAAGCCACCGGATTTTCCGGAAAAGATGTCGTACGCATTTTTGTGTCACAGGCTGTATTCATTGGGGTAGCAGGTGTTTTGCTAGGCATCGCGCTGAACTTCGTTCTGGTGCGGGCGATGAGCAATGTCTATATTGGCGGCGACACCGGATATTTCCCCATACGCCTTGAACCGCTTATTGTAGCCGAAGGAATCCTTTTCGGATTAATCATCACCTTTATCGCCGGTTATATTCCATCCCGGAAAGCTGCCAATGTTGACCCGGTAAGGATTTTCAGGAAATGA
- a CDS encoding ABC transporter ATP-binding protein, protein MTDRKIILSAKGIGKYFYEPVKFKVLDSITFDIRQGEFLSIIGKSGCGKSTLLYILSTMDTDYEGELIIDGENLTHYKQEQLAAIRNEKIGFIFQFHFLLPEFSCLKNIMIPALKLGKYSREEIEARAYEKLKLLGLKDQALKPSSKLSGGQQQRVAIARALINDPLIIMGDEPTGNLDTANTNNVFDILKELAHDFKQTIIAVTHDTDFARASDRTIEMEDGKIISLGY, encoded by the coding sequence ATGACGGATAGGAAAATCATATTGAGTGCGAAGGGCATCGGTAAATATTTCTATGAACCGGTGAAGTTCAAGGTATTGGACAGCATAACATTTGATATCCGTCAGGGCGAATTCCTCAGCATCATTGGTAAATCAGGCTGCGGAAAGTCCACGTTGCTCTATATCCTTTCCACCATGGATACGGATTACGAAGGCGAACTGATCATAGATGGCGAAAACCTGACACACTATAAACAGGAACAACTGGCCGCCATCCGCAATGAGAAAATCGGGTTTATCTTTCAGTTCCATTTCTTACTCCCTGAATTTTCCTGTCTTAAGAACATCATGATTCCGGCATTAAAACTTGGGAAATATTCCAGAGAAGAAATTGAAGCCAGAGCGTATGAAAAGCTGAAATTGCTGGGATTAAAGGACCAGGCACTGAAACCGTCTTCCAAGCTTTCGGGCGGTCAACAGCAGCGGGTGGCGATTGCAAGGGCCCTGATCAACGACCCGCTGATCATTATGGGTGATGAACCCACCGGAAATCTGGATACTGCCAATACAAATAACGTATTTGACATATTAAAAGAACTGGCACATGATTTCAAGCAAACCATCATAGCCGTCACACATGATACGGATTTTGCCAGAGCCTCAGACCGAACCATAGAAATGGAAGACGGAAAGATCATCAGCCTGGGGTATTAA
- the hemH gene encoding ferrochelatase, with protein MIKKTGILLVNLGTPDSPNNGDVFKYLNEFLTDGRVIDYPWLVRQLLVRGIIVPLRYKNSAKTYREIWDKNRGSPLLYHLQDLTKKVAAKLNGDEFVVEYAMRYQNPSLASVLEKFRLQQVNKIVVLPLFPQYSSACNDSVIQKVQEITSKWLTIPDLKYIHHFYDKEKFIDAFAAQGNKFNFDDYDHVLFSYHGLPARHLKNADITGKHCLQNKDCCAKMTEINQHCYKAQCYETTRLITEKLNLPKDKFTVTFQSRLGKEVWLEPYTVAVIPELTKAGKKKLLVFSPAFVADCLETLYEIRTEYLELYQEHGGESITLVESLNSEDKWVEAVCDLVTG; from the coding sequence ATGATCAAAAAGACCGGCATATTACTCGTAAATCTTGGAACACCCGACAGCCCGAACAATGGCGATGTGTTTAAATATTTGAATGAGTTTTTAACCGACGGCCGTGTGATTGACTATCCGTGGCTGGTTCGCCAATTGCTGGTGCGCGGCATCATTGTTCCACTGCGCTATAAAAATTCTGCCAAAACCTACCGCGAGATATGGGATAAGAACCGAGGGTCGCCCTTGCTTTATCACCTGCAGGACCTGACTAAAAAAGTAGCTGCAAAACTGAATGGTGATGAATTTGTGGTGGAATATGCCATGCGGTACCAAAATCCAAGTCTGGCGAGTGTCCTGGAGAAATTCAGGCTGCAGCAGGTGAATAAGATTGTGGTGCTGCCCTTGTTTCCGCAATACTCTTCCGCCTGTAACGATTCAGTGATTCAGAAAGTACAGGAAATTACATCCAAATGGCTGACCATTCCGGATTTGAAATATATTCATCATTTTTACGACAAGGAGAAATTTATCGATGCGTTTGCGGCGCAGGGCAATAAATTCAATTTCGATGATTACGACCATGTCTTGTTTTCCTACCATGGCTTGCCGGCGCGTCATTTAAAGAACGCCGATATTACGGGTAAGCATTGTTTGCAAAACAAAGACTGCTGTGCGAAGATGACAGAAATCAATCAGCATTGTTACAAAGCGCAATGCTATGAAACGACGAGGCTGATTACGGAAAAATTGAATCTCCCGAAAGATAAATTTACCGTGACATTTCAGTCGCGTTTGGGGAAGGAAGTCTGGCTGGAACCCTATACGGTGGCAGTCATCCCAGAACTGACAAAAGCAGGTAAGAAAAAGCTGCTGGTTTTTTCCCCGGCATTCGTGGCGGATTGCCTGGAAACCTTGTACGAAATCCGTACGGAATACCTGGAACTGTACCAAGAACATGGCGGCGAAAGCATCACACTGGTGGAAAGCCTGAATTCCGAAGACAAATGGGTGGAAGCGGTCTGTGATCTCGTGACCGGGTAA
- the hemL gene encoding glutamate-1-semialdehyde 2,1-aminomutase, with product MKQDNSKRLFEKARSLMPGGVNSPVRAFKSVGGTPVFMKKGKGAHVWDEDGNEFIDYCCSWGPLILGHANDAVEQAIIETVKNGASFGTPTALENQLAELIISNHSFIEMIRFVSSGTEAVMSALRLARGVTQKSKIIKFEGCYHGHVDSLLVKAGSGLVTFGESTSAGVPESFANETIVLPLNDEEAFRTTLEKLHHEIAAVIIEPIPANNGLLIQSHKFLLYLREMCTKYNVLLIFDEVISGFRVGFEGAAGLYKIQPDIITFGKIIGGGMPVGAYGASHEIMNHISPLGPVYQAGTLSGNPVAMAAGAAQLTACLQPDFYHQLQHKTDKLVDGIRQHIRAKGYEITIYNIGSIFWFAFSDMAHLNRADQINSGKMSLFAKVYHYLLDNGIYFGPSGYEVGFVSAAHSDEDIDKTTVVMNNAFDNLFIQA from the coding sequence ATGAAACAAGATAATTCCAAACGACTTTTTGAAAAAGCAAGATCCTTGATGCCGGGAGGCGTCAATTCTCCGGTGCGTGCGTTTAAATCAGTAGGCGGCACACCCGTATTTATGAAAAAAGGAAAAGGTGCCCATGTCTGGGATGAAGACGGCAATGAATTTATTGACTATTGCTGTTCCTGGGGCCCACTTATTCTCGGCCATGCAAATGATGCTGTTGAACAGGCAATTATTGAAACCGTTAAAAATGGCGCTTCTTTCGGCACGCCGACAGCTTTGGAAAACCAATTGGCGGAATTGATTATTTCGAATCATAGCTTTATCGAGATGATAAGATTCGTCAGCAGCGGAACGGAAGCGGTCATGTCCGCATTGCGTTTGGCGCGCGGTGTCACACAAAAATCAAAAATCATCAAGTTTGAAGGCTGCTATCACGGACATGTCGATTCTTTATTGGTGAAAGCGGGTTCCGGTCTGGTCACATTCGGTGAATCAACATCTGCCGGTGTGCCGGAGAGCTTTGCGAATGAAACCATCGTGTTGCCGTTAAATGACGAGGAAGCCTTTCGTACAACTTTGGAAAAACTGCACCACGAAATTGCCGCTGTCATCATAGAGCCGATACCGGCCAATAACGGATTGCTGATTCAGTCGCATAAATTCTTGCTGTATCTCCGCGAAATGTGTACGAAGTATAACGTTCTGTTGATTTTCGATGAAGTCATTTCAGGGTTCCGTGTCGGCTTTGAAGGTGCAGCGGGTCTTTATAAGATACAACCCGATATCATCACATTCGGAAAAATCATCGGCGGCGGAATGCCGGTAGGTGCCTATGGTGCCAGCCATGAAATCATGAATCATATCTCGCCGCTCGGCCCTGTTTACCAGGCAGGCACACTCAGCGGTAATCCGGTGGCGATGGCCGCAGGTGCGGCGCAGCTTACGGCATGTTTGCAGCCTGATTTTTACCATCAGCTGCAACATAAGACTGATAAATTGGTAGATGGCATCCGGCAGCATATCCGTGCGAAAGGCTACGAGATTACGATTTACAATATCGGTTCCATTTTCTGGTTTGCGTTTTCCGATATGGCACACCTGAATCGTGCCGACCAGATTAATTCAGGCAAGATGTCTTTATTCGCCAAGGTGTATCACTACCTGCTGGATAATGGCATCTATTTCGGTCCTTCCGGCTATGAAGTGGGTTTTGTTTCTGCGGCACATTCGGATGAAGATATTGATAAAACAACCGTTGTGATGAACAATGCATTTGATAATTTATTTATACAGGCGTAA
- a CDS encoding DUF1905 domain-containing protein yields the protein MPDWKTVIEKFGRKGEKTGWSYIFIPSDIAEKMNPGDKKSFRVKGYLDETAINGISLIPMGEGNYILPLKSDLRKRMGKKTGAEIFVQLEKDETEYELNRDLMLCLQDDAEALAFFTSLPSSHQNYFSKYVDAAKTPETKEKRIVRIVRAMLLKQNYAEMIRSSKENI from the coding sequence ATGCCTGATTGGAAGACCGTCATAGAAAAATTTGGCAGAAAAGGGGAGAAAACCGGCTGGTCCTATATCTTTATTCCATCTGATATTGCCGAAAAGATGAATCCGGGTGACAAAAAATCGTTTAGGGTAAAAGGATACCTCGATGAAACTGCTATCAATGGTATATCGTTAATACCGATGGGCGAAGGAAATTATATTCTTCCATTGAAGTCAGACTTGCGGAAACGGATGGGGAAAAAGACCGGGGCGGAGATTTTTGTGCAACTGGAAAAAGATGAAACGGAATATGAATTAAACCGGGACCTGATGCTTTGCCTGCAGGATGATGCGGAGGCGTTAGCCTTTTTTACATCGCTTCCGTCTTCTCATCAGAACTATTTCAGCAAATATGTGGATGCGGCTAAAACCCCGGAAACAAAAGAAAAACGTATTGTCCGGATAGTGCGGGCAATGCTCCTGAAACAGAATTACGCCGAAATGATCCGCAGTTCTAAAGAGAATATATGA